Part of the Anomaloglossus baeobatrachus isolate aAnoBae1 chromosome 1, aAnoBae1.hap1, whole genome shotgun sequence genome, aggcctggcaaagcattaagaaggaggaaacccagcaattggtgatgtccatgggttccagacttaaggcagtgattgcctccaaaggatttgcaacaaaatattgaaaataaaaatattttgtttgggtttggtttatttgtccaattacttttgacctcctaaaatgtggagtgtttgtaaagaaatgtgtacaattcctacaatttctatcagatatttttgttcaaaccttcaaattaaacgttacaatctgcacttgaattctgttgtagaggtttcatttcaaatccaatgtggtggcatgcagagcccaactcgcgaaaattgtgtcactgtccaaatatttctggacctaactgtatatatatagtggtcatacatgctgtatatatatatatatatatatatatatatatatatatatatatatatatatatacacacacacacacactgtatgtataaacaatatatatatatatatatatatatatatatatactgctcaaaaaaataaagggaacactaaaataccattgtgctgtttaagtgttcactttatttttttgagcagtatatatatatatatatgtatatatacatatatatttatatatttgctGTTCTTGCATAGAAGGTGCCATATATACGGTACACAATGCCAGATGGCAGTCACACAAATGGTGAAATGCTTACATGATGACTTACTGGTAGCATGCAACAGataccgtgtgtgtatatatatatatatacatatatatacatatgcatacatatatatacacaatatatatatatgcatattgtgtgtgtgtgtatatatatatatatatatatatatatatatatatatatatatatacatatatacatatatgtacatatttttatatatatatatatatatacacatatatatattgtgtgtgtgtgtgtctatatatatatatacacatatatgcacatatatatatatatacatatacatatatatatatttatatatatatatatatacacagtatctaTTGCATGGtaccagtaaagcctgctttacaccctacgatccagcatacgatatcgtatgcgatcgtacccacccccatcgtatagcctgctttacatgttacgatttcacatacgatatcgtatgcgatcgtaaccgcccccatcgtatgtgcggcacgttcaatttgttcaatgtgccgcacaaatgattaacccccgtcacacgtacttacccgtccataccacctcgatgtgggcggcgaacgccacttcctggagtgggagggacggtcggtgtcacattgacgtcacgcggcagccggccaatagaagcggaggggcggagatgagcgggacgtaaacatcctgcccacctctttccttctgcattgctggctggagccgcgggaagcaggtaagttctgttcatcgttcccgtggtgtcacacactgcgatgtgtgctgcctcgggaacattgaacaacccgacgtgcaattcgtcaggattcaacgacgtgtatgcgatgaacgttttaacgttcaatcataatcggacgtacctgtcacacactacaatgtaccttacgatgccggatgtgcgtcacttacgacgtgaccccgccgtcaCATcggaagatatattgtagcgtttaaagcaggcttaagtcatcaTGTAAGCATTACACCATTTGTGTGACTGCCACCTGGTATTAAATGGCATTCAATGAAAAATACAATCTgtgttttgttttatattttttttatagaaatacattatcacctgtaaaaaaaaaagtatatgaaaaaatataaatatatatattatatctagtGTTTGGTTTTAACTAGGTCTACAGGCAAAAACTATACTTAAGGAGTCCAGATACCATATCTAATTCTATCTATGAAATGAGCAGCACCTGACCACTATTAAGAGTTTTGGTATGTATTGTGAACATGGTTCTCTACTTACATATCCATTGTTTCCGAATCCATTATTTTAATGGATTTAGTATTTATTTACATAATAGTAATTCTTTACATATTGCTCATATAAACGGATGAGTGGCTGGTTGGAAATAAATCCTGCTTCTTTCTTCTCCTGTGCATTGCTAGCCATGCAAGATAATATTTTAATAGATATATTCTgttttattaaaaaatgaaaactAAAACCCTTGTCATATGGATTTGTGATGAATACAGCTGACTTTTATGATAACAATGTTGTACATCTTTTTACCACCTAGCCATATTCATGTTGTCCCATCACACCATCATTATAGTCTTGCATTGTATAAATCCTGATTTGCAGTGTATACCCTGCTCTTGGCTTAACAAGCATGTTTGATCAAGAATCCATGTACTCCCCAAGTCCAATTTTATTGACATGTACTCTGGAGCTGGCACTGAACACTTAAGTTTAACATTTAAACTGGATGAAGGAATCGAGAATGGCAAGTTCAGATCTCTGCAACTATACAAACAGTTCTGATGCAGATGTGAAGGCACAGGAAAGTCTAATAAggtgtatatatatagattttttttatcatTGTCTAAAGTAATATTCTGAGCTCAAAGATAATGCAACCACATTAACTCCCATTTTTTGCTCCAATAAAAAATAATGTCCTTAAAAATGTTTTCTTCAACATAcaaaaaatgagtaaaaaaaaaaaatgttacatagGTTGAAGAAAAACCTgggtccatttagttcaaccttcctcttaAATCGGTCAGTTTTCCCTGCAATGTATTCATTGCCTTTAGAGATAACTGCATTCTTTGTTACATAGGAAACCATTTTCATGGTAACAGAATTTCTTTTTCTCGAGTTAagtttaattttaatgtttttttttctaataatattTGTTTTAAACCCCACATTGTTGTGGGATTGGCTCAGATTCTTTACTTTCACATGGACTTATGTTTTCTGTACCGCAGTCAGCAGGCACAGGATTTGTTTCCTCGACAGGGACACTACCTTCTTCTGTTGCACCTGATGGAGCAGTTTCTTCGGTTGGGGCCTTAGGAGTTTCACCCTCTGGTAAAGTTTCCTCAGTAGTCTCTGCTGGAGCCTCCTCCGATTTATCAGTTGGACATTCTTGTGTTTTGACATTTTCATCACATTTCTCACTGGTGACTACTTCTGTGTTCTCTTCCTTAGATGTCTCAGTGGTTTCTTTAGGTTCTTCTTGGACTTTTAGATTTTCCTTAAAGCTGGCACCTTTGGTTGGAGATTTAAGGTTTTGTGCAGCATTAATGATATCAGCTTGTAGTTGTTTGGTTGAGTCTACAACTTCTTCAGTTTTAGAAGCTTGTGCTTTCTCAGGAATCTCATTGAAGGATCGTACTCCTCCATTTTTGTCATCATGGTTCACATACTCTTTGTGAGAGAATGAAGAAGGGTAGTAGGCAGATGCTTTATGTCTATGGCTCATAATCACTGCTGCACATACTATAAATATCAGCAAGATGACCAAAGAGCCCACCACGATAATGAGCAACATATAATCTTTTAAAAACTGAGTTACATTATCCATGAAATTGATGGTTGTGCCATTTTCATTTTTGACAGAGTTTTCTGTTGTAAGTGCAACCAGGTCAAGACTATCGGTAGGAGAGACTAAAGTTGTGCCTTCCCCTTCTCCACTTCCATAGTCAGACTCCGTGGTATATCGAGCCAAAGCAGTGGGACAAGTAACAGCAAGGACAATACATAGGGTCATGAGGTATCCCATGGTCATTCTATGCTCCAGTCTCTGTAAAGAAGAAGATCAGTGACTGTTAACAAATTTAAGTGATAGGAAAGATAAGACGTTTCTTTGCATAAAAATAGGAAATATCCAACATGTAAAGAATATTGCTCTAAAATTCTATTATTATAATTTAAGTATTGTTTGATTTGTACATTCATTTAAAAAATCTATTCctgttttgaaagttaggtggactgAGTAACCTGACCGTAAAGTTACAGACCATAAGATTAATCTATACTGCCTGTCAAATAAGCTTACAAATCCACTGTGGAAAAATTTTCCAACTCAAATACATTTGATTTGAGGAGCAAGCTCACAACTTGTAGCCTTGCCCCCCTTGAAATGCTCTGTGCCTACCACATCTGGGCTCCGTCTGCCCTTTTGTTGTAAAGTACTGTCCCTAGAGACTCCAGATCCCAGGCTCACAGGTTAGGAAGGAGAAAATATTCCACATCTGGAGGAAGCAGCAGTATATGGGAGGCGCATCTAGCATTTTATTGTAGCCTTGTGATTTAGGAGCCAAGT contains:
- the TMEM119 gene encoding transmembrane protein 119 encodes the protein MTMGYLMTLCIVLAVTCPTALARYTTESDYGSGEGEGTTLVSPTDSLDLVALTTENSVKNENGTTINFMDNVTQFLKDYMLLIIVVGSLVILLIFIVCAAVIMSHRHKASAYYPSSFSHKEYVNHDDKNGGVRSFNEIPEKAQASKTEEVVDSTKQLQADIINAAQNLKSPTKGASFKENLKVQEEPKETTETSKEENTEVVTSEKCDENVKTQECPTDKSEEAPAETTEETLPEGETPKAPTEETAPSGATEEGSVPVEETNPVPADCGTENISPCESKESEPIPQQCGV